Below is a window of Drosophila bipectinata strain 14024-0381.07 chromosome XR, DbipHiC1v2, whole genome shotgun sequence DNA.
aatatataattttttaaaaataaatagaaatctAAATCGCGAACATTCTTTGtacaatataaaatatataaattcaatatttatatatatatttgtatataaatacaaaatacaattaaatcaaatcaaattaaattataaaataaatttgattaaaatctgaggtgaaaaattaaaataaaaatgtacaaGAACTATCCCTGTAGTTGACTCTTTTTCAAAAAAGGTTCAGTGTATGTGGCAGGACTTGCGTGGCAGCGTTGCAGATGCAGAGCGGACAATGCGCATGCGCAACGCATGTGCCTTGTTTGATTTGAAGATTTCACGGAAACTGTGTCCAAAACCAGGCTCTCTTCTCAACAGACCTGACtggcacaaaaataaaaaaaagaaaaaaacagcaTCTTGCAGTTTGCATTTGGAAGCTTTCAACTTTTCAGCTCTGAAGTCGGATCTGGTGCATTCAATTTATGAACTGGCACACAACTTAATTACACATTCATCCAATTAAAGTGTGCAAAATGCAATTCATCATCATCGCCAAAATGGGGGAGGGGTCTTGCACCGCAGAGGGGGATGCGGCGGCAGTCACTCCGTTATGGAGCTGGCCAAGTTCTAACAGCAATTAAATGCATTGCAGGTGCAGCAGCTGTAGGTCCCAGAGAAAACATCCAGAACAACTTGTTCGTTTCACATGCAAGCGGCGCGTTAAACGCTCATCTACATACagaaattcataaaaaaaaaattatacatataaatacatatatatgtatgtatgtcaaTGGATATGTAAGTATGTAGATATTTTCGTATTTAGCTTGCTATTAAAAGACCATTTCTTTGCCGTGGCTTTCTCTGGAACGTAGCAACTCAATcagtcgaaaaaaaaaataaataaaagaagaaaaactGAAAAGAGGGACCGTGTTGCATGCTGACAGCAGCTGCCTGTTGCAAATTAATTGGTAATTATTTTTAGCccttttgctttttggcaaaaacaGTGAAATTAAATCCTATAATTTATGGTTTTCATTAGGCCTTAATAGTTGGCCAGCTTAAGCATTTTTATCCACTTGTTTCTGTTGTGCATCATAACTctacatgtttttttttattgttcaacatacattccttttttttttaatattcaccTAAGTTTCTTTcaagcttatttttatttttagccaaaAGGTGAAAAGGTTAAAAAACTCAAATAATTTTGTAATcatttttggaatattttttaactcTGGAGACTAGACTTAGCCCATATACACTAACAGCACTACAATATTCCCCCAAAATTGCATAGTCCCTTTTAGCTAGAAGGTCCACACACCTCCATTGTTCCTAAAAAACTTATGcgcgtttttttttgcaaaactgACCCTGATCCGATTTAAGACAGCCCTTTGAGTTACaatactataaaaaaaaatctcattAAAActatcctaaaaaaaaaaaaaaaaaaacaaacaaaaagtcCACTGAATTAGGGACAACATGTCTTTTCCATACAAACCTCTACCTCACAAACATTTTCACACTTTTAGCatttttagtttatatttCTTAAGATTCACTTgcacacaaaaataaatttatccTATCAcataaaattttgttcaatgcgaaaaaaatgcaaaaattaaaaattgaaaaaagaccATTTCTCAATCGTCGTCATCGTCAGAGGTTTCGAGATCGGTGAGCTTTTTGTGTCTAGTTATGGGCTCTCCGTTGTCCGTGTTGAAGAATAAACGTCTTTCGACTCCATCCTTTGTAATAATTGCAATACGGGTCACTCCGCCGGAACTGCCATCGTGGTGAATGGCCAGCCGAATGcctaaaagttaaaaatattaaaacaaaaggtaaaatataaaaatgtaaagcTTGAAGTGGAAAAGGGAATACATGAATTGGCTTAACATTTGGACCTAAAACTTTAggcatatttttcaaaaactctgtCAAGACaaatatcttttaaaaatatatatattgcttacaaaaatatataaatatatgtatattgcgAAAAGAATATTCAAGAAGATCTTGTTGCCGAAAATAATTATGACtgaataattttttcaattctggcattaaatttctttttcattctctacaataattaaaagaattaCGCTTATTGGtcgtttaattaaatttagttttaaaaaatgaaacattaAATGTTTACGGtttcaaaataatagaaatcAGAACAACAAACACTTGCAAGACCACCATCCCTTTTTGACaagatatgtatatttttgaaaatcaatTTCTTAAAACCCCTCTAGACTTACACTTTCGGATAAACTGAACGCACTGCTCCCTTGAAAAACCAGGACGCCACTGATCGTGTACATAGCCAAAAATATAGGACGAGCCAGAACCGCCGACGGCACAGGGATCCCGAACAAGCATCCCGCCCAGGGGAATACTGTACACCTGGCCGCCCTTTTCATCATCGTATCCCGCCACTATAATGCTGGCTAGGAGGGCGTCCCGAAAGTTATAGCAGAGGTACCGGAACTCACAGGCGGCCTCCCATACGGTGGGCGGTTTGCCGCAGTGGTTCTCACCATAGTAGAGGTTATTGGTCACCAAATCGGCCACCGCCTGGGTATCCGCTGCCGATCCGCTGCGACAGCAGTATATCTTGTCCGCCACCTTGGTCAGCTTATCCGTGATTTTGTTGGCCACGAAGATGCCGGCACTGGTGCGGGAATCGGCTCCGAGCACCACTCCATCAGCGTACTCCATGGCCATAATGGTGGTGCCAGTGCTCACGGGTACATCATGGTATTCCCTGCAAAAGTACGACATATTCCCCACAACTCTTGTGGCTTTTATACGAAGGTCCAATGGGTCCAATGGGGTTTGCGAAaagtttttagatattttgtttaaaatttttacgtTTGAGTCCTAGTCTCGTTCTGGGTTTTGTGATTCTAAGTTGGAAGTCACAAATGTCTGATGGATTTCCAAAGGCTACTAGTTCTTTCTGATTTAGAATAATATGTAACTAGGTACGGTTGGGATTGGTCGTCTACATCCTACAGATTATTTTAAGGATCGGGCTATATCCAATATGATTTCACTGTAAGCTCCACATACCTATCCATAAAATACACTATTGTTAATTTTAGAAAGTGCATTTTTGGGGCTGAAACTGAAATtcctgaaattaaaatttttctttatgtcaacatttttaaagtttagaaactttaatcattaaaaaacatatattttaatttttattatttttaatctttatttatAATCTTTATAAAAGTATTGGAATTACAGATCCTATcctaataataaaataactaCATTTAAATTCAtgttaattaatattatatcTATATTATATCATTATCCAAAGGCCATGTCGAATCGCTGCTCGTTTccttcagtttttttttcgtatcaGCATGTTTATAGAATAGAACGATTTGTAGGAACCAATTCTACCAAATGACAAAagattttacaaaattattatttcgtagcagttattttaaaaatatacttttaggGGTTTAGTGATTggtaaaattaaataagaataCTCACGGAAACTCAGAGTGGAACCACCAGCCAATGCCAAGTTCCCTTGCCAAATTGAGATTAAGAAACCCATCCTCATCTCGATCAAAGGTTGTAAATTTGGTGCCCCTCTTAGGGATGAATGATAACTCTCCAGTACACTCGCCAAGATCTTTCAACATATATCCTTCCTGTCGATTACCAATAACAAAGTTgtcacattttatttttccacGCTTTACAAACATCTCATAAGGTTTTTCATTCGTCAGATGGTGCAATGTATCGAGTCCTATAAAGAACTCATCTCTAGAATCCGCTCCGACATTTCCGAATCCCGTTGCATATTCCTCATACGTGCGattgaaattaataaatgtACGTTTTTTATAAACCATCATCCAACCAGATCCAATATTCTTATCCGATACACAAACCACTTTCATCGGATGTGATCCGGGTATTTGGATTTCTTGGAGGACCATCATTTCCTTTTGGCTTCGTGGACAAGTATCTGGAAGAACTAAGAAAttccatattttattttgaaaactaCAGGGCTCTGCCAGCATACCTTGGGTTACGGACTTCGTTTGATTATTAAAATTAGTCAGTTGTTTTGTTAACTTTTCTCAAGTTTCAATTATTTCACCAAATTTTTTAAGGTCTTTgctaaatttatttgttaacaTTTCAAGTTCACTTGATTTTTTTAGATCactaatttgattttttaaaagattaatttcctcatttttttgatttattaaagCTTCAAGATGGTCAACTTCCAGATGCTTTGATTGCAACCTTTCATATTTAACCCTAACATCATTTAAATCTATCTGGCAGCGTAGTATTTGGGCAGATTTCTTCCGATCCATTTTCTCCAACTCAGAGTAATCTTTTTGCAGCTGGGCTTCCTTGCTCTGACATTTTTCAAAGT
It encodes the following:
- the LOC108132470 gene encoding proteasome subunit beta type-6-like — encoded protein: MSYFCREYHDVPVSTGTTIMAMEYADGVVLGADSRTSAGIFVANKITDKLTKVADKIYCCRSGSAADTQAVADLVTNNLYYGENHCGKPPTVWEAACEFRYLCYNFRDALLASIIVAGYDDEKGGQVYSIPLGGMLVRDPCAVGGSGSSYIFGYVHDQWRPGFSREQCVQFIRKCIRLAIHHDGSSGGVTRIAIITKDGVERRLFFNTDNGEPITRHKKLTDLETSDDDDD